A genome region from Longimicrobiaceae bacterium includes the following:
- a CDS encoding aminotransferase class I/II-fold pyridoxal phosphate-dependent enzyme, with translation MTREAAKYGAVNLSQGFPDFTAPEAIKEAAMRAVAADVNQYAITWGAKDLRDGIAAKAGWYLGLDVDPEREITVTCGSTEAMIAAMMATVDPGDEVIVFEPFYENYGPDAILSEATPRYVPLRAPDWSFDRADLAAAFNERTRAIIVCNPNNPTGKVFGDEEMRFIAELCVEHDVLCFSDEIYEHILYPRPGADVKHRSMAQMPGMRERTVVINSMSKTYSVTGWRVGWCIAPAEITAAIRKVHDFLTVGAAAPLQAAGAFALRLPREYYADLQAAYGRRREMLLSTLRGAGFGVAEPDGAYYVMANITPFAHLGHADDVAFTRFLVREIGVACVPGSSFYSAAHCAELGGDRQVRFCFCKRDETLAAAAERLGRLGSL, from the coding sequence ATGACGCGCGAGGCCGCGAAATACGGCGCCGTGAACCTGTCGCAGGGCTTCCCCGACTTCACCGCGCCCGAGGCCATCAAGGAAGCGGCGATGCGCGCCGTGGCGGCGGACGTGAATCAGTACGCGATCACCTGGGGCGCCAAGGACTTGCGCGACGGCATCGCGGCGAAGGCGGGATGGTACCTGGGCCTGGACGTGGACCCGGAACGCGAGATCACCGTCACGTGCGGATCGACGGAGGCGATGATCGCGGCGATGATGGCGACGGTGGATCCCGGCGACGAGGTGATCGTCTTCGAGCCGTTCTACGAGAACTACGGGCCCGATGCGATCCTCTCGGAGGCGACGCCGCGCTACGTGCCGCTGCGGGCGCCGGACTGGAGCTTCGACCGGGCCGATCTGGCGGCAGCGTTCAACGAGCGGACGCGCGCCATCATCGTCTGCAACCCCAACAACCCGACCGGCAAGGTGTTCGGGGATGAGGAGATGCGCTTCATCGCGGAGCTGTGCGTGGAGCACGACGTGCTCTGCTTCAGCGACGAGATCTACGAGCACATCCTCTACCCGCGGCCGGGCGCGGACGTGAAGCACCGGTCGATGGCACAGATGCCGGGGATGCGCGAGCGGACGGTGGTGATCAACTCGATGTCGAAGACGTACTCGGTGACGGGCTGGCGCGTTGGCTGGTGCATCGCCCCGGCGGAGATCACGGCGGCGATCCGGAAGGTGCACGACTTCCTGACGGTGGGCGCCGCCGCGCCGCTCCAGGCTGCGGGCGCCTTCGCGCTGCGCCTGCCGCGCGAGTACTACGCGGACCTCCAGGCCGCCTACGGGCGGCGCCGCGAGATGCTGCTTTCCACGCTGCGCGGCGCCGGGTTCGGTGTGGCGGAGCCGGACGGCGCGTATTACGTGATGGCGAATATCACGCCCTTCGCGCACCTGGGGCACGCGGACGACGTGGCGTTCACGCGCTTCCTGGTACGCGAGATCGGCGTGGCCTGCGTGCCCGGATCGTCGTTCTACAGCGCCGCCCACTGCGCCGAGCT